Proteins from a genomic interval of Zingiber officinale cultivar Zhangliang chromosome 2A, Zo_v1.1, whole genome shotgun sequence:
- the LOC122041423 gene encoding phosphoenolpyruvate carboxykinase (ATP)-like translates to MQNVVSRLLCRFAFASSSPPSTTASYLVLRLALSLTRAHTISAPLTDEDKETTASPSESLDVSYGLNGALAARGVIVKEKVFHNLKKTELLKHGATSIDNLSGIPLYVRGDTLGEAPEISKAQFSKLLKQVTCHISSVSKIFVVDGVIGSPSNCDAKVRIISDNPSAMLSLSKILWETPSRAISHDSCPLTVYVASSMSSSARDILGFGSQASNGFAAADVERSSVILCGRAYANTNTTKFALLALAAPVISARGGLPLSARLLLSGDSTILLFAPEDTFLRCSELHKVAISSDAGVILSFHGAAPFFQTTHSPASHVIKKPTSLVIVMADSTGVVPAVSNLSSGQAAYHFLAGYQDGKFVPAFLKPPSPIEPLELAKALFLQVEESEIPSYLINANDGGRHITGKRLLELVKSTLCSKLPESKTNVADSKVRDLKRKYKSFLSGKFINLPEEFYF, encoded by the exons ATGCAGAACGTGGTCTCGAGGCTTCTCTGCCGCTTCGCCTTCGCCTCCTCATCGCCGCCTTCGACCACCGCTAGTTATCTCGTTCTCCGCCTCGCCCTCTCTCTTACTAGAGCC CATACAATTTCGGCACCTTTGACTGATGAGGATAAAGAAACAACAGCATCTCCCAG TGAAAGCCTAGATGTATCTTACGGTTTAAATGGGGCCCTCGCTGCGAGAGGTGTGATTGTGAAGGAAAAAGTCTTTCACAACTTGAAAAAGACTGAGCTTCTTAAGCATGGTGCAACTTCAATAG ACAATTTATCAGGAATTCCACTTTATGTGAGAGGAGACACTCTTGGTGAAGCTCCCGAAATTTCTAAGGCTCAATTCAGTAAACTTTTGAAACAG gTTACTTGTCACATTTCTTCAGTCTCAAAAATCTTTGTTGTAGATGGAGTGATTGGTTCACCTTCTAATTGTGATGCAAAAGTCCGCATCATCAGTGATAATCCCTCTGCAATGTTGTCATTATCTAAAATTCTGTGGGAAACACCTAGCCGTGCAATTTCACATGACTCTTGCCCATTGACAGTTTACGTTGCTAGCTCCATGAG TTCAAGTGCTAGGGACATTCTTGGGTTTGGTTCACAAGCATCTAATGGATTTGCTGCCGCAGATGTAGAGCGTTCATCAGTTATCCTTTGTGGTAGAGCATATGCTAATACTAATACAACAAAATTTGCTCTACTTGCTCTGGCTGCTCCTGTAATATCTGCAAGAGGGGGTCTGCCTCTTTCTGCCAG ACTTCTATTATCCGGTGATTCTACGATTCTGCTGTTTGCTCCAGAGGATACCTTCCTGCGATGCTCAGAGCTCCATAAGGTTGCAATATCCAGTGATGCTGGTGTGATCCTATCTTTTCATGGGGCAGCACCATTTTTCCAGACCACACATTCCCCAGCATCTCATGTGATAAAGAAGCCAACTTCGTTGGTCATCGTCATGGCTGACAG CACTGGTGTTGTCCCGGCAGTATCAAACTTGTCATCAGGTCAAGCTGCTTATCACTTCTTGGCTGGGTATCAAGATGGGAAGTTTGTGCCTGCATTCCTCAAGCCCCCCTCGCCTATTGAACCACTTGAGCTTGCCAAGGCACTTTTCTTGCAGGTGGAAGAAAGCGAAATCCCTTCCTACTTGATCAATGCCAATGATGGTGGAAGGCATATCACTG GCAAAAGACTACTGGAGCTGGTGAAGTCGACTTTGTGCAGCAAATTACCTGAAAGCAAAACTAATGTTGCAGATTCTAAGG TTCGAGATCTCAAAAGGAAATACAAAAGCTTTTTATCTGGAAAATTCATCAACTTACCTGAAGAATTCTACTTCTAG